The following are from one region of the Chionomys nivalis chromosome 16, mChiNiv1.1, whole genome shotgun sequence genome:
- the Cfap418 gene encoding cilia- and flagella-associated protein 418 — MAKDLDALLDEVESKFCSPDPLRLGLGERPPSGDGNGAEAEEDPRSAETCQKEDDLDSLINEIFEEPNFEKKPCQKFKSKSSSNTSVRASIQGLSKSCSPVYLSGSAIPCGIGTNTSPRACDQLRCIACDFRIVSYTDYMWDKSCDYLFFRNNMPEFHKLKAKLVQKKGARAYACQCSWRTIEELTDLQTEHQLRWVCGKH; from the exons ATGGCGAAAGACCTGGATGCGCTCCTGGATGAAGTCGAGAGCAAATTCTGCAGCCCCGACCCCCTGAGGCTGGGCCTGGGCGAGCGGCCCCCCAGCGGCGACGGGAACGGAGCCGAGGCGGAGGAGGATCCCAG GTCAGCAGAAACGTGTCAAAAAGAAGATGACCTTGACAGTCTTATTAATGAGATATTTGAGGAGCCAAACTTTGAGAAAAAACCTTGT caaaaatttaaatctaaatcTTCAAGTAACACATCTGTCAGAGCTTCCATTCAAGGCCTCAGTAAGAG TTGCAGTCCGGTGTATCTCAGTGGAAGCGCCATTCCATGTGGGATTGGAACAAACACCTCGCCGAG AGCATGTGACCAGCTGCGTTGTATAGCCTGTGATTTCCGGATAGTGAGCTACACTGACTATATGTGGGACAAATCATGTGATTACCTGTTCTTCAG GAACAACATGCCGGAATTCCACAAACTGAAAGCAAAGTTGGTCCAGAAGAAAGGAGCCCGGGCGTATGCTTGCCAGTGTAGCTGGAGGACTATTGAGGAGCTGACGGACCTGCAGACAGAGCATCAGCTCCGCTGGGTTTGTGGTAAACACTGA
- the LOC130888241 gene encoding LOW QUALITY PROTEIN: peptidyl-prolyl cis-trans isomerase-like 4 (The sequence of the model RefSeq protein was modified relative to this genomic sequence to represent the inferred CDS: inserted 2 bases in 2 codons), with the protein MKFIAAANSTLKSFLLFLRPSAYTVLNKGEAGAVAVLLETTLGDVIIDLYTEELPRACLNFLKLCKTKYYNYCLIHNVQRDFIIQTGDPTGTGRGGESIFGQLYGDQASFFEAEIVPRIKHKKKGTVSMVNNGSDQHGSQFLITTGENLDYLDGVHTVFGEVTEGMDIVKKINETFVDKDFVPFQDIRINHTVILDDPFDDPPDLLIPDRSPEPTREQLDSGRIAADEETDDFKGRSAEDVEEIKAEKEAKTQAILLEMVGDLPDADIKPPENVLFVCKLNPVTTDEDLEIIFSRFGPIRSCEVIRDWKTGESLCYAFVEFEKEEDREKAFFKMDNVLIDSRRIHVDFSQSVAKVKWKGXGGEYTKRDFQXYEKEQDKPSNLVLKEKVKPKQDAKYDLILNEQAEDSKSSHSHTSKKHKKKTRPCSEEKEDEEYMPIKNPNQDIYREMGFGHYEDEESCWERQKSEKRDRRQNRSRSPSRERDGHYSNSHKPKYQTDPSERERSRKKDRSRSPMKSKDKERSKYRRVGKKRK; encoded by the exons ATGAAGTTTATAGCTGCCGCAAACTCGACGCTCAAAtcgtttcttctctttcttaggCCCTCAGCGTACACCGTGCTTAATAAAG GAGAAGCCGGCGCCGTGGCAGTTCTCCTGGAGACCACACTGGGCGACGTGATTATCGACTTGTACACCGAGGAGCTGCCGCGCGCATGCTTGAATTTTCTGAAGTTGTgcaaaacaaaatattacaaTTATTGCCTTATTCACAATGTACAGAGGGATTTTATCATACAAACAGGAGATCCTACAGGGACTGGCCGTGGAGGAGAGTCTATATTTGGACAACTGTATGGTGATCAAGCAAGCTTTTTTGAGGCAGAAATAGTGCCGCGGATTAAGCACAAGAAGAAAGGCACTGTGTCCATGGTGAACAATGGCAGTGATCAACATGGATCTCAGTTTCTTATTACTACAGGAGAAAATCTAGATTACCTTGATGGCGTTCATACAGTGTTTGGGGAGGTGACAGAAGGCATGGACATAGTTAAGAAAATCAATGAGACCTTTGTCGACAAGGATTTTGTACCATTTCAAGATATCAGGATAAATCATACTGTGATTTTAGATGATCCGTTTGATGACCCTCCCGATTTATTAATTCCTGATCGATCACCAGAACCTACAAGGGAACAATTAGATAGTGGTCGAATAGcagcagatgaagaaactgatgACTTCAAAGGAAGATCAGCTGAAGACGTAGaagaaataaaggcagaaaaagaGGCTAAAACTCAAGCTATTCTTCTAGAGATGGTGGGAGACTTACCTGATGCAGATATTAAGCCTccagaaaatgttttgtttgtgtgtaaatTGAATCCAGTGACCACAGATGAGGACCTGGAGATAATATTCTCGAGATTTGGGCCAATAAGAAGTTGTGAAGTTATCCGAGACTGGAAAACAGGAGAATCCCTCTGTTATGCTTTTGTtgaatttgaaaaggaagaagaccGTGAGAAAGCATTCTTCAAAATGGACAATGTACTTATAGACTCCAGGAGAATACATGTGGATTTTAGCCAGTCTGTGGCAAAGgttaaatggaaag aaggtGGGGAATACACCAAGAGGGATTTCC GATATGAGAAGGAACAGGATAAACCATCCAATttggttttgaaagaaaaagtaaagccCAAACAGGATGCAAAATATGATCTTATACTAAATGAGCAGGCAGAAGACTCAAAGTCAAGTCACTCACACACcagtaaaaaacacaaaaagaaaacccgTCCCTGCtctgaagaaaaggaagatgaagaatATATGCCAATCAAAAATCCTAATCAGGATATCTACAGGGAAATGGGCTTTGGCCATTATGAAGATGAAGAAAGCTgttgggagagacagaaaagtgAAAAGAGAGACCGACGTCAGAACCGCAGTCGTAGCCCATCTCGAGAAAGGGATGGTCACTATAGCAACAGCCACAAACCCAAGTACCAGACAGATCCTTCTGAAAGGGAAAGGAGTAGAAAGAAAGACCGAAGCAGAAGTCCAATGAAatccaaagacaaagaaagatcTAAGTACAGACgagtggggaagaagaggaagtga